In Chrysemys picta bellii isolate R12L10 chromosome 22, ASM1138683v2, whole genome shotgun sequence, the genomic stretch AAGTGCAGGTGCTGCTCCCCGCTGCAGGAACTGCAGCAGCGTCAGGGCGCCCCCCCACCCAcgatgcactgctgctgccagggccggctctacgcTTTTGAagcaaatgtgccgccccaagcacgtgcttggtttgctggtgcttaGAGCAGGCCCTGTGTGCTGGGTTAGGAGTCTCACTGGGCGGGAGGGAGACATGTAGATACTCTTCAGAAAAGATCTGTGCCCTCcactgctgtggggagtgggggtgcagccTCTAGTGGtgtttgtctgtgtctgtgtgcacaCGCCCTCTAGTGGTGTGAGTGCACGTTTGTGTTTGTCCATCCACATGCGCCCTCTAGTGTTCAGAACTGTTGTTGTTCATCAGAGGTGCTATAGTGCTGACAGTTAATGGGGATTCTCCTCAGCTCATCTGTCAGTGACGTGAGTTTTTCAGGCAGCAGgatctgggctctatccctgccctgCCAGACATTTCTGAGCAGCTGCCGGATGCAGCAGAGAGACAGCCTAGGAAGCCGTGGGCCTGTGACAATGTTGTTCCCTGGCATCTGTAATGGAGGGATGCAGGAGTGAAGAAGAAAGGACAAAGGGTTCTACCCCAGTTGGCTTCAGGTCCCAGTGGGGCCCCGAGTCAGCCTCAGTGGACCCCCTTTGTAAAGGGCTTCCACTCTGAGAGCACTGCAGCCCCCTGAACTGGGAGAGGCTGTGATACCCGATGCCCCCTGGGAATACACGAGACCTGGCACCTAAATCCCGGACTCCTTGCTCCCAGGGCCTTTCCTTTCCTATCCCCAGAACGCGACTCTCCCTTTCAATGCCCTCCTGAACAGCACCTCCCTCTGGGATGGCGGAGACAAGAGGGACGTGGGGTCGGCTGTGACGGTCCTGCTGCTGAGCGTGGAATGGGCTGCGCTGGCCACTGCGCTCCGGTCTCCAGATAAGACAACACAGAACATGACGACAGAGTCTATGGGTGAGGGGGGACATGTGGCTCTCAGCGCCACCTGCTGGCTGCCGTGAGATACGGGGTTACACACTGTGCCCCAAATCCACTGGAAGTTAGAGCCTATATACCATTGTGGATGTGAGCCTGTGTTCAGTACAGACACAgaccagcactgcccctgcaccAGGAAATATAACCCAGCCCCACCAGTGCCCCCAGGAGCAACAGCAATGGCCGAGAAGGGTTTAAATGTAATATTTGGTATTCCACCACTAGGGGCTGCCATGCTGAGTCAagcgcctccccccaccccgaataCTCTCCCTTCTGGGGATGCAGCATCCACAGGGAGACAGAGCCAGAATGGGGGGAGAGGATATGGTGATCAATGGAACTTGGTGCGGGGAGGGGCTCCAAACTTCCACCTCCCACAGTGCAAAGTGCCCTGAagccccccagctccaagtggagtgggaggggggtggatctggcccagaatggacagattcccagggaaggggtttTACAGCGAGGGGCTCTGTcattcctcacccccaccccccacagctatCCAGACGCGGCTCGTCACAGGGAACTGCAGCCGGGACAGTGAGGTCTTCACGCTGAGAGCTCACGAGGAGACGATGGTCGTGCACTGTGATACAGTCACCGGGGCAGCCACACAAGGTACCATCCTGGGGATGGAGACACCCAGGGCCCAAACCACAGCACAGAGCGGTTCCTGGGCACTGAACCCCAGTCTGGGTTCCCccgttcctccctccctccccatggatcCCCAGGCCGGGCCCTGGCCTCTGTCTCTAGCCCTGGAGGGCTCCTTGCTGGCTGAGCCAGTGGTTCTCAGGCTGTGGCCATGGAGCTGACACCTTCGTTCCTGCCTGTCCCACAGCTTGAGCCCCGAGCAGTGAGGAGTTGGGGGCGCAGAGGGGAGACGGCTCATGAGAGGGTCTCTGGTATGAAGTGGGCCCAGAGAATGGAAAGGGCAGGGACGCCCTAGTCTAGCCAGACCCCCAAATGGAGATGTGGGGACCAGGGTAACGTGTACCTCAGCTGCCATATTCAGGTACTCCAGCACCAGGGGAAACTCatccctggccagcccctctccTGGTCTCACTGAGGAAAAACTGAATCTTCATCTCTGCATCCTGCAGCTCGACGTTTCCAGCCGGACGCGTTCCTGGGGGCTCCGAGGGAGGAGGTAGCACAGTCCAGTGGTTAAACCTTAAGAGTTGTGGCCAggatcctgggttccattcccagatctgccacacACTCACTGTGACCCCTGGGCACCCGGCCGGCTCCTTCTTTGCCATAGCGTCCCCAGCTCCCTAACGAGGGATCATCTCCTCTCCCAGCAGGTTTGGGGGCTGCTGCTTTTATTTCCTACTCCAACCTGGACTCCATCATCAGTGCGAGACGTCTCAGCGAGGGAAATCTACCGGCTGGTGGGAAGCTGGAGAAGAGTCATCTCAACTCCAGGGTGGTGAGTGGGGCCGTTGGAGACGGGAGACCCATTCACCTCTCCAGACCCGCAAACTTCACCCTGCGCCACAAACAGGTGCGTGAAGGAAGAGCCTTTCTCTTTGCTCCATATCTGGGGCTCCAGAGGGGCCTATAGAAGGCACCATCTCCTGCCGGGCATTTGGACCATGCTGCCTTTCTGGCTATCGATGGTCCTGAGAAGAGGAGGCCTCCTTATTCCTGATGAGTTGGGGCTGTTTTACTGGAGGAGGTTACCGGGGGTCACACCATGACACATGGCTGTGCAAAGTGCTCTAGGGGAGAAGtcggcaaactacagcccgtgggccgcatCTGGACAGGAAGCCATTTTAAGACAGCACACGAGCTCCCGCTGGGGTTGGGGGCCGCCCCATGCAGCTCGGCCCCAATCTGGTGGGAGCGCTGGGTTGGGAGACAGACCACATGGCTCGGCCCCACTCCGGCCTGGGCAAAGGGTGACGGGCCTCACCACATGTCTCCCAGAAGCCACGGCATAgccccgctccagctcctacatgctcCAGTGACCCCCTCcggtgctccaatgggagctgcagaggcggtgcctgcggatggggcagcgtgcagagacgCCTGGCtatgcctctgcgtaggagccggagaagggacatgccactgcttctgggagctgcttgagttaAGCGCTGCTTGGCCCCTGGACTCCTCAagctctccccatgccccaaccccctgccacagccctgatccccctcccgctctccaaaccccttgatcccagcatggagcactctcctgccccccaaacctctcatccctagccccactccagagcctgcacccccaaacaaagccctcaacccctcccacaccctaaccccaattttgtgagcattcatggcccgtcaTACAATTTCCATTCCCCGAAGTGGTCCTTGGGCctaaaagtttgcccacccctggtctagggtaACAGCTCCGCCTAGCTCATCCCTGAGCCGGAATAACTGGAAAggcacttcaaaaacagactccaacgagaaactgctgagctagaattgatatgcaaactagacacaatcaactccggtttaaataaggactgggaatggttgagccattacaaacattgaatctctcacacttgttatctaactgtctgtctgtactcggctagcttgattatcacttcaaaagttttttttctcttaattaattggcctctcagaggtggtaagacaactcccacctatttatgctctctgtatgtgtgtatatatatctcctcaatatatgttccattctatatgcatccgaagaagtgggctgtagtccacgaaagcttatgctctaataaatttgttagtctctaaggtgccacaagtcctcctgttcttctttttgcggatacagactaacacggctgctactctgaaaccactttCTTTAGAGACTGTGGTTCAGGGAATCAGCATGAAATACTTTGATATGGTAATGAAGTGGTTAGGgtgcatatgtgtatgtgtgcacacagcactgccctctgctggatgcaGTCAGAACTGCTCAGCCATGTGCCATGTTCCTTGTAGTGCTAATGGTTAGCAAGGATTTATTTCCCTTTCACTCCAATAGCAGGGCCTGTGCTTTTAGAACATCAGGATCTGTGTTCTCTCTCCGCTGCCACCGTGATGGCCCAAGTGGGCATTGGGGGCTGCGTGGGGAGAGCCGAGTTTGCTATAGACATGTGATAACAGAAACGACATTCTGTGGTCATGTGAGGATGAGGATGATTCTGTTGTTTCCAGGCCaaaagagaggaggaagaggctcACTGCGTCTACTGGAAAGTAGTGGCCGAGAGCGGCAGCTGGTCTCGAGATGGCTGCACCACCGTGCACATAAACAGCACTCACACCAACTGCAGCTGTGACCATCTCTCCAGCTTCGCCGTCCTAatggctcccaccacagtgaCGGTATCTCACCGTGAGACTCGGATCACAGGGCTGGACCCTGAGCTCCACACTCAGCCGTGGACAAAGCTCTCCATGGAGCGACTGGAGGCTTTGCTGGGAAAAAGGCTGAGTCGGAacccagggggctgggctggggtcacTGGTGATTCTTCCTTTGCTGTGTTACAGGAGAGTTACCCACTGACCATCATCACCTACGTGGGACTGACCCTCTCCCTGCTGTGCCTCTTGCTCGccatcctcaccttcctcctGTGCCGCTCCATCCGCAACGTCAGCACCTCcctccacctgcagctctgcctctgcctcttcaTGGCCGACCTGCTCTTCCTCATCCCGGTGACTCCCACCGGCAGTCCAGTacggcctgattctcccctgctctGTTCCTCCACTCACAGCAGGGCTGGGGTATGTGGTTTGATCCCCTTTGTGATCCCTGGATTCTGGGCTGTGCAGGACACAGGGGGGATTCCCAGGGGGGTGTTTCCACCCCGTTAGGCCCCTTCACACTGGGCACAGTGGTCTGAGTGTCCCCAACCCCTGGAGTTAAGCCACTTCTATTCCTATGTCACAGGCTCCCTGTGCCTTGATTCCTCTCCTATGTGACTTGCCAATGATCACCCAGGGACTCTGTGgtagggctgggaacagaacctgaatcccctgagccctgctcccctgctctaaccactaatctctgctcccttcctgcaTCAGCAATGTGCACCCGCAGCACCCTCCATAGAACGAGGAACCTGCCGTCTCTGGGTCACGGAGCACTATAACTGGAGAGCTGTGCTAACTATAATCCCAGTGTCACCCCCCGGCAGGTCTCCCCCATACTCagcatttcccttccccaccgcagtgtccctgggctctctgtcccccccccaggTGGCGTGTGCTGTCATTGCTGGGCTCCTACACTACCTCTTCCTGGCCTCCTTCTCCTGGATGTTGCTGGAGGGGCTGCACCTCTTCCTCACCGTCAGGAACCTGAAGGTCGTGAATTACACCAGCGCCAGCCGGTTCAAGAAGAGATTCATGTACCCGTTCGGCTACGGATTCCCAGCCCTGGTGGTGGCTATTTCTGCAGCGGTGAATCCTGACGGCTACGGAACTTCCGAACAGTACGTGCAGCGCCCATCCCGAAGGGGAGCTGGGATGTGGCTTCCATGCGCTTGTCCAGCTCACCCCAGGTCTGACTTGAACCTAGATTTCCCTGCTCACCCTGCCTGGGAGCTGAATGTCCCCCTGGGACCCTTCCCATCCCCAGGGACACTAAGCTGCCCCGAGTGCTGCAGTTGAGTTGCCCACCTGTCAGACATCTACACTCCTCACCCCTCTGATGATGCGGAAGAACAAGCCAGAAAGATCCCAGCTTGACTCCCAGGTCCCCAGCTGGGTTGGTGGGGCTGGTGCATAGGAAACAAATGGACCTTCTTCCTGTGTGCAAATCCCTGAAGATCCCCTCTCTAAAGTGAGGGACTCACTAAAACAGGGCGTTGCGTGTTCTAGACAccccaggccagatcctcagctggtgtaaatcagggcagcTCCACTTCCTTCAGTGCAGCGAGGCCAATGTCCATCCGCTGCATGTCTGGCCCTCCAGCAATACTGCGCCCATCCACCAGAACGGGTCATttgaggaggtggaagaggaagtgggggctgaaagcaggagatgctgaggtACATGGGAAGGGCTGTTTACCTGCTGCCCGCAAGAGAGTCGGCCATGTCCCAGGCAGGCTGAGATCCATCTCGCTTTTGAGACCCAGCTGCCTTGTGaccccccctctctgcccctgggGCTGAAAAAGGGCAGTAATCCCATTAACGTcaccttcttcttcctccctcccgctAGCTGCTGGCTCAGCCTTGACAGAGGCTTTCGTTGGAGCTTCCTGGGTCCAGTCTGTGCCATAATCCTGGTGGGTACCTCCCAGAACCACagggccccattctcctctcacctctgccaccccattgatttcagtgaagcagggaggagaaCGTGGCCCATAAAACACAAGGAAAGACCCAGTTAGGTCCCACCTGGCTCATCTGCTGTGGTCAGTCCCGGGATGAGTCCCTGTGCTGTATCCCCAGGCCGACAGCCTTTACTCGGGCACGACTCCCATGGacatcagtaggagttttgccaagTGAAGACAGAAGAGTTTGGTCTAGTCTAGTTAATGACCCAAGGAACGAGGAAGGGAGAGGGCTACACTTTGCCGTGGTTTTTGTAGGGGGGGAAACAAATGTCCCTACATATTCCTCCCTACCCCCTGGGGAAGTTTCGGGGCGGGGATTTCTTACAGCGTGAAAGTGGCAGGAAGTATTCTAGAGGCAGAGTCTGGAATCTCTGAGCCagatcctgctctcagttacaccagtgtaaacccagAATAACTCCTGACTCCACTGGAGAGGCTCCATATTTAACTCTGAGCAGCATCTGGCCTCTGTGATCCCATTGATCCAtctcagccctggctgtgctgtcagCTCCACGCATGGGGAGGGACCGAGAGCTGCCAGGGGATATTACAGGAGAGGGGATGATTCCCACCGGAAATGAGCAGTCCCCGGTTCTGCAGTGTTCGGATCGGTCCCCTGGGATCGTTctctgcctcagctggagtcaCCGGCCCCGGATGGGATGTTTTACAGGAAATATTTCCCACTCTTCCCACAGATAAATATAACGTTCTTTGCCCTGACCCTGTGGATCCTGAGAAACAGACTCTCCTCCCTCAATGCAGATGTGTCCACCCTCAGAGACCACAGGTGAGATGGCAACAAAACTATACTGGAGGGTCAGATGCCTTGGCTTGGAAGGTCCTTGGCACTGGGAGGGTGTGAGGGATTGCAGGAGGAGACCAGCATATCTAGGATCCATAGGAATGAATTCCCATAGTGTTTGCATTGACAGTAACCGTGTCCCACACAGGAAAGCCAGGGACGGTAGCtccaccccactctgcccagATCCTCCTGACCCAATTGCTCTCCATAGGGTTATTGTAACGGGATCTCTCCATCTGCCTTTATCCAGGTTACTGACCTTTAAAGCCATCGCCCAGCTCTTCATTCTGGGCTGCACATGGAGCCTTGGTCTCCTCCACTTCGGCCCAGCAGCCACGGTCATGGCGTATTTATTCACCATCGTCAACAGCCTGCAGGGAGCCTTCATCTTCCTGGTGCACTGTCTCCTCAATCGCCAGGTAATGCCCATGGCCCGTCAGCGCCCAGCACCTTCACTGGCCTCGCGGTGGCCATCTCTGATCTTCTCCGAGTTAGTTACATAATGCAGTGACCATGTCCCTCACTCTCCAGGTGAGAGAGGAGTACAGGAGATGGATCAAGGGATTCCGAATGTTCAGCACGAAATCTCAGACATCCGATCTATCCATGTCTGCTGTCCCCACCACCAGCACCAAGACGGTAAGAGGTCCTCTGCTCTGTTCCAATACCTGCCTGTGACACAGTCATCTCTAGCTGGGTCTCATCACTGCTGTAAAGGTGATTTGCCCCCGAATGACGCAGGATTGTTTATGAGCCAGCTGGGAACGTCACTGCAAGTGTTAGTGAGAGTCGGTCACTATCGAGGAGTATCCTAGATGTCTTAGGCACCAGAACAGAATGCCCTGTCCTGGCACCTCCGCGTTCCCTTCCCTTGGCTctcctgggagctccaggggtcaCTCACTGTGGACTAGGCAGGCATTGGCTCTTGCAGTGTAATGATCTGAATAGATCAGATTGTCCCCTGGGATTGAATCCTTGTCAGTGCAGACGGATCATCCCCAATGAGCAGTCAGCACCGTGAAGAATTTCCCCTGGCTCCATTATCCCTATGGGTCAGGATCCAGGGGCTTTGTGTGTCACCTCCCAGATACAACCCACCAGTTTGCACATTACACTCTCGGTGGTCTTGGAATCTATtgtcatttttctgcttttcttgccaggagtaacccttctgccaggtggagtcggcagcaaccagggccgggttcaatacctAGGGGTTCCAATACAACTCAGAACCGGCTGGAGCCCCCTGTgctgttgcactccatatgctttatggaaatatgcttatgaatatgacataactggaatatgctttatgctaaaTACCCCTTGTGGGGTGTctttagaaagcttgtaatctactaagtgtgttcatcctatttgtttgcatgtatttctatatctgaagttaggagaataagatataaacttgtatcactgaaAAACATACAAAGTGTGTATGCACCCATTaagggtgctccagaaacaatcagttgtaaatggccttattccctgtgtacgtgtgggccagcccatgggtgatggagactaggggtcttacagtgacatgtgcccatgtcacctgataacaaaatccatcttaaatctggtacttttccatttagcaggaggggtggggacccagagagacaaaagattcccctTTGTGCCaaaactataaaagggggtggagcaggacaaagcaCTGCcggtcatgagaaaacccctgcttaccacctgagatgtctattggaactaacaaagactgtaccaggggaaaggattgggcccagactaggaagaagtctgtgaaagaaacttattggaacatctttgagggtgagatattacattaagaaactgattacaggtattAGGCTGAGACttgtttaatttgttttattttgctgtgtaacttactttgttctggctgttattacttgaaaccacttaaatcctcctCTTTctaattaataaaatcacttttgtttattaataaacccagagtaagtgattaatacctgggggagcaaacagctgtgcatagctctctatcagtgataGAGAGGGTGAAAAAATGAttaatttaccctgtataagttttatataaagtaaaacagatttattttgggtttggatcccattgggagctgggtgtctggttgctggagacaggtaaactgctgagctgtttttaattaaagtctgcagctttgggagcatggcccagaccctgggtctgtgttgcagcaggctagtgtgtctggctcaacaaggcagggttctggagtcccaagctggcagagaaaagaggctcagaggtaatttcagcacatcaggtgacagtcccaaggggatctctgtgattGAACCCGTCAcacccccacccagtaatctgggaaaacttcACACCACCCCAGGTGCCTGTAAGAGGCAACAcatcccctctcacaagcactgagtctgtgtataacaaagaacttttaataaaaaggggaaaggaaccTGGCAGTAATCTGGGAAACCCCACAACCACGATTCGAAAGCTTCTGACCATGAATAAGGCtaagatatttttagtaaaaattacAGCCATGTCGCAGGCAATAAACAATTcacggaagcctgtgacctgtcctgaCTGTCACTAAAAATATACAGACAAAATGGGGAGGCGGGTTCAGCTCAGCGCccactgctgctggagctccggggtcccccactgccactgccccacttcaaagtcccccGCTCTCCACAGCAGCTGAGCAGTTGTGGGGGGGTCCCACTACCTACAGCAGCAGGGAGCATCCCATacccgcaacactatgcggtctcaccagtctgtgcttgtttgctgggcccagaatcggagttccactgtatcaacctgccccactgccgccatgatgtcccaattgtcACATCCCGTGccttcaggaacgtctgtgtcgtgtcctcctcacaatcgtcctcgtgctgaCAGCTCCTaaccaggttctgcacatactgcaggataatgcacgaggtgtttacaatgctcacaacagcagcgctgAGCTGCGCGGGCTACATGCTTGgtatgctatggcgtctgcacagatAACCCAGAAAAAAAGTTGTGAAATGATTGTTTGCTATTGTTttcaaggggggagggagggagactgacgacatgtacccaaaaccaacagcaacaatgtttttgctccatcaggcattggggactgagagatagctacccacagtgcaccactccatgagtcaatgctagccacggtattgaggacACACTCCACCAACCTactgcttagtggggacatacacgatcgactgtataaaatcgctttctaaagatcgacttctataaaatcgaactaatttcttagtgtagacataccctgagtgtagCAAataccttttaataaaggagggacacaatgtggcattatgttggggaaacaccacaaacaggattcataacacaaaccatgagcaaaagacccccAGGTAAGTTTGGCAGTGTTCTTTTCccttcagggtcttaagtccagcaacccagaAGTCACCcaactcacagttgctgtccttggtcagtgcaacCCCGGAGTTCAgaagtttacctcccagcctgggtggaaagggggtggaggaggaggtatGGAAGCACCTTACACTCTCCACCACTGGGGCCCTTGACAGTCAATTGTCACACCCCTCTGCAGGGTTCTGCTCCAGTCCTCTCCAATAGCCATCCTACCAGCTGCTCACCAATATGTCCTCAGGCCCCCCCATACTTAACACAGCTCTTGGTGAGCTCAGCTGTTAGTAGAGGAACCTCCCTGCTGGCACACCTGGATAGTCTTCTTGCAGCAGAACAACTAGAATAGAGTAAATCTAATACTTAAAACTAGGTATTAGTGATTTcaacaccactgcatgaaacaagaCTCTTACTTGACTCAAAATTAGCTCTATATagccacccagaggggggggggggggggaggagataggGCAGCACAGCCCAAAGACAACATAACCCTCATCTCATCTACTGATACAAACCCTCAGCTCACTAAGGTTTGGatcccatgtcccttgcctagagAGTGCAGGTGAGTTCAGGGTGAGTCCCTCAGTCATacaatgccaagtacagttctactgtccttgattcacataaccaggataacaactttattactcctgccccaataacaaagagactggggatctcacagcagccaaagtgaccatttgggcaggcAGTCCCATcgtgctaggcagggtgggtgtatcCATGCAAAaaaatcagcccctgaagtccttttccacagctcaccaccagatgtcaggggagagctcgttctgactctgcttacatcttgAATTATCCAAATGAACACAGGGCTGGGGACAGTGTCACCTGCTAGCAGAGCAAGCCTCGTTACTGGGCCActagaggataacaacctactgcCAGTTAATGGAGCTGCTCCTTTGGCTCAATAATGCCTAGCTTGGAGATAGTACCTTTCATCAGGGGAGAGAAAAGCACTTTACAACGCATCATTTGGCCATtttgcagaaggggaaactgagtcccagagCGGggcagtgacttgaccaaggccacTCAGCAGGCCAGCAGCACAGTCGGGAATGGAAGCCAGCACTACTGAGTCCCAGAGCAGGACTCTAACCACTGCTCCAGGACGTGACTGTTACACGCCCTCAGTTCACAGCCGTGCAGTGGAGGATGTCACGTTATCAGTGGTAGAAGCAGCCACCTACATGGGCTATGGCAGCACAAACTTCTCCTTCCCATGGTGTCTGAGACCTGCCGGGGTGCTGGTTCGCGGGCCGCACCACGCGGCTCAGCTCCGCTCCGGCCGGGGTGCTGGTTCGCGGGCCGCACCAcgcagctcagccctgctccacaGGGCACCGCAGGGCAATTCACACCCAGACTTTGGGAGGAACATCAAATAGGAACTGGAACATGATTTTGTGTATTTCCATCCAGCCATCCCCGTTCTATCTAATCTCTCTGTCTCCAGGACATCTAGAGTCCATCCACCATCTCAGGTTTCCATCACTCCTGTTGCCCTAGCAGTGAGAGAACCCCATTTCCTGGGAGTCCCCTGTGTTTTCCTAAGGATCCTTCGGGGAACCGGGCCAGGCGTTGCATGGCTTCATGGCTCAGGTCTCTGCATacatcttcccctgcccccaccacatCCCCTGCTCGATCTGTGATCCCCTCTTGATGGCTGCctgtcccccagccctggcctcctctCCCAGTGCCCTGAGCTTCCCCGGCACTGTCCCCCAAGAATCCTCCCCATTGTGCCAAAGACTCATGTGCCATGAAGacccccagccagggaggctgcccccagctctgtgctgctgtccCCTCTGCTGTAGCCTCCTACAGGCAGGGACCAGTCCTTGGCTCAGAAGGTTGTTCCCTGTACAGTGCCCTGTGCACCCCAGCcacccccccagcctcagccccctgtgctcctgtcagcgggggctggggaagaggaaggaagcaaCTGTGTCCCCAACCCCCACATCAGCCCCATCCCACACATCACCCCCCTTCGCTTCCcaggaatgaaaataaaaaagaagaagaaaagaactgAAAATCTGCTGTAAATGCAGAATTGTTTGTAGCCAGGGAGCACGTGACGCCTTCCCATTGCACAACCCAGGGACGTGCTGCCTGGTCAGCTGGACTCCGGAGCTGAAACGCGTCAGGCAGGACATGTATGTCTGGGCCTAGGAAAGGCATTGGGGACAAGGCTGCTGATGGCACGACCTGGGATGTGTATGGGAGCCCTGCATGGAACTATTATTTTAATCCCACTCTAGTCCTGCTCTGCAATACGCAGGTCcaccctgtgatgggttggatcacagaaacccccttgggagctgccaccagatgtgcaaagactacccctgcgtctgttttccctgccagctcaggactccagcaccctgtcttgctgagccagacactcctgtctggctccagacgcagacccagggtctgaatcacttgtcccaaagctgcaagtttacctgaaaacagctcgcagtagtgcgcttgtctttagcactcagatgcccaactcccaatggggtctaaacccaaataaatccgttttaccctgtataaagcttatgcagggcaaactcataaattgttcgccctctataacactgatagagagatatgcacagttgtttgcttccccaggtattaatacatactctgagtaaattactaaataaaaagtgattttattaaatacagacagtaggatttaagtggttcaaagtagtaagagacagaacaaagtaagtcaccaagcaaaataaaataaaatgcgcaaatctatgcctaatcaaactaaatacagataatctcaccctc encodes the following:
- the LOC101943770 gene encoding adhesion G protein-coupled receptor E2-like, with the translated sequence MSGGIRTNDIDECRKTPGICGPNATCINTHGSYRCECRAGYVPSDGNTTLCQDIDECRKTPDICSPSGTCVNTYGSYWCKCRAGYVPSDGNTTLCQDIDECKKTPDICGPNTTCINTNGSYRCECRAGYIRFNGSTTLCKELTCPRLLDDDNSAEAKNFLGSFPAQMGRLCKAALEELKQMKAQSAESVMGQLQGFLDILEKQINLVGQQSESVEQRHRSATELMAIVEKLLRTLALTLPDSTIRFASTNGTELGLVVRQAGNQSQETVTLQQSKTQMELNWAGDPGQKNEGFTLAGLLTYQGMSPLLDGAGRVEAPEWDEIGQTGKWAQEPGRPSYRVLSPVVSAFISDPNSQALGLSVSIHFSHPVPENKTNLRLLCAYWEPDSRRWATNGCTLQKLNATITRCQCNHLASFAVLMAFYELEGKRSVGSSGFCSFFNSALEILMSTCGNGSAALSLENATLPFNALLNSTSLWDGGDKRDVGSAVTVLLLSVEWAALATALRSPDKTTQNMTTESMAIQTRLVTGNCSRDSEVFTLRAHEETMVVHCDTVTGAATQAGLGAAAFISYSNLDSIISARRLSEGNLPAGGKLEKSHLNSRVVSGAVGDGRPIHLSRPANFTLRHKQAKREEEEAHCVYWKVVAESGSWSRDGCTTVHINSTHTNCSCDHLSSFAVLMAPTTVTESYPLTIITYVGLTLSLLCLLLAILTFLLCRSIRNVSTSLHLQLCLCLFMADLLFLIPVTPTGSPVRPDSPLLCSSTHSRAGVACAVIAGLLHYLFLASFSWMLLEGLHLFLTVRNLKVVNYTSASRFKKRFMYPFGYGFPALVVAISAAVNPDGYGTSEHCWLSLDRGFRWSFLGPVCAIILINITFFALTLWILRNRLSSLNADVSTLRDHRLLTFKAIAQLFILGCTWSLGLLHFGPAATVMAYLFTIVNSLQGAFIFLVHCLLNRQVREEYRRWIKGFRMFSTKSQTSDLSMSAVPTTSTKTE